The genome window TGCATATCAATTTATACTAGCATGGATAATGGCTTTTATAGTTAAAAGTATAGGTGGAGTATTGTTTATGGGTAATTCAATAATGGAGGCTTTGATAGGTGGAATAATTATAGTCCTTGCACTTTTTATTTTATTTAATAAATTCAAGTCCACAAAAAACGGAAGTGGCTGTAGTGGATGTTCTGCTTGCTCTGGATGTCCAAATGCTAATTCTTGCTCAGGTGAGGAAGACAGTAATAAAAAAAGTAGTATACACTAATATGTAAATATTTTAGTTTAAAATAACATAGAAGATGGTGTCTCGAGAAAAAGGCTTATCTCTTTTCTAGTATAATCCCCTTATAGTAGACATTTAAATAAAAGGCTATTATAATAGGTCTAAAAAGCGTATACTCTAAGGGGGTTTTTCTATGTCTAAAAAACACAAAAAATATAGCAAAGAACTTAAACTAAAAGCTGTAAACTTATATATAAAAGAAGGATACTCATCATACAAAATTGCTGAGATGCTGAATATAAGAAGCAAAACACAAGTTCAAAACTGGGTAAAAGATTATAAAAATAAAGGTAAAACTGCGTTTAATGATGAAACTAGGGGC of Clostridioides sp. ES-S-0054-01 contains these proteins:
- a CDS encoding transposase, coding for MSKKHKKYSKELKLKAVNLYIKEGYSSYKIAEMLNIRSKTQVQNWVKDYKNKGKTAFNDETRGRFKNISLENDNRKFKSVEEELKYLRMENEFLKKLSTLLDKSK